DNA sequence from the Veillonellales bacterium genome:
ACAATTCGAAGAAGGAGGTTCATGTCAAATGGATGACGTGAAAAGTTTATCACATAGCAAGTGGAGATGTAAATATCATATAGTATTTGCCCCCAAATATCGTCGGCAAATAGTATATGGAAAAATTAAGGCAGATATTGGGAAGATTTTGAGAGATTTGTGTAATCGCAAAGGAGTAGAAATCATAGAGGCAGAATGTTGTTCGAATCATATCCATATGTTAGTAGCAATTCCACCCCATTTAAGC
Encoded proteins:
- the tnpA gene encoding IS200/IS605 family transposase, which gives rise to MDDVKSLSHSKWRCKYHIVFAPKYRRQIVYGKIKADIGKILRDLCNRKGVEIIEAECCSNHIHMLVAIPPHLS